One Leopardus geoffroyi isolate Oge1 chromosome B1, O.geoffroyi_Oge1_pat1.0, whole genome shotgun sequence DNA window includes the following coding sequences:
- the RNF122 gene encoding RING finger protein 122 isoform X5, giving the protein MPPISFQDLPLNIYMVIFGTGIFVFMLSLIFCCYFISKLRNQAQSERYGYKEVVLKGDAKKLQLYGQTCAVCLEDFKGKDELGVLPCQHAFHRKCLVKWLEVRCVCPMCNKPIAGPSEATQSIGILLDELV; this is encoded by the exons ATGCCACCCATCAGTTTCCAAGACCTTCCCCTCAACATCTACATGGTCATCTTTGGCACAGGCATCTTCGTCTTCATGCTCAGTCTCATCTTCTGCTGCTATTTTATCAG cAAACTCCGGAACCAGGCACAGAGTGAGCGATACGGCTATAAAGAG GTGGTGCTTAAAGGTGATGCCAAGAAGTTGCAGTTATATGGG CAGACCTGTGCAGTCTGTCTGGAAGACTTCAAGGGGAAGGACGAGCTAGGTGTGCTCCCATGCCAACATGCCTTTCACCGGAA GTGTCTGGTGAAGTGGCTAGAAGTACGCTGTGTCTGCCCTATGTGTAACAAGCCCATTGCTGGGCCCTCAGAGGCCACTCAGAGCATTGGAATCCTATTGGACGAGCTGGTGTGA
- the RNF122 gene encoding RING finger protein 122 isoform X4, translating into MHPFQWCNGCFCGLGLVSTNKSCSMPPISFQDLPLNIYMVIFGTGIFVFMLSLIFCCYFISKLRNQAQSERYGYKEVVLKGDAKKLQLYGQTCAVCLEDFKGKDELGVLPCQHAFHRKCLVKWLEVRCVCPMCNKPIAGPSEATQSIGILLDELV; encoded by the exons ATGCACCCATTCCAGTGGTGTAACG GGTGTTTTTGTGGCCTGGGACTGGTTAGCACCAACAAGTCCTGCTCAATGCCACCCATCAGTTTCCAAGACCTTCCCCTCAACATCTACATGGTCATCTTTGGCACAGGCATCTTCGTCTTCATGCTCAGTCTCATCTTCTGCTGCTATTTTATCAG cAAACTCCGGAACCAGGCACAGAGTGAGCGATACGGCTATAAAGAG GTGGTGCTTAAAGGTGATGCCAAGAAGTTGCAGTTATATGGG CAGACCTGTGCAGTCTGTCTGGAAGACTTCAAGGGGAAGGACGAGCTAGGTGTGCTCCCATGCCAACATGCCTTTCACCGGAA GTGTCTGGTGAAGTGGCTAGAAGTACGCTGTGTCTGCCCTATGTGTAACAAGCCCATTGCTGGGCCCTCAGAGGCCACTCAGAGCATTGGAATCCTATTGGACGAGCTGGTGTGA
- the RNF122 gene encoding RING finger protein 122 isoform X3 → MHPFQWCNGDTGCFCGLGLVSTNKSCSMPPISFQDLPLNIYMVIFGTGIFVFMLSLIFCCYFISKLRNQAQSERYGYKEVVLKGDAKKLQLYGQTCAVCLEDFKGKDELGVLPCQHAFHRKCLVKWLEVRCVCPMCNKPIAGPSEATQSIGILLDELV, encoded by the exons ATGCACCCATTCCAGTGGTGTAACG GTGATACAG GGTGTTTTTGTGGCCTGGGACTGGTTAGCACCAACAAGTCCTGCTCAATGCCACCCATCAGTTTCCAAGACCTTCCCCTCAACATCTACATGGTCATCTTTGGCACAGGCATCTTCGTCTTCATGCTCAGTCTCATCTTCTGCTGCTATTTTATCAG cAAACTCCGGAACCAGGCACAGAGTGAGCGATACGGCTATAAAGAG GTGGTGCTTAAAGGTGATGCCAAGAAGTTGCAGTTATATGGG CAGACCTGTGCAGTCTGTCTGGAAGACTTCAAGGGGAAGGACGAGCTAGGTGTGCTCCCATGCCAACATGCCTTTCACCGGAA GTGTCTGGTGAAGTGGCTAGAAGTACGCTGTGTCTGCCCTATGTGTAACAAGCCCATTGCTGGGCCCTCAGAGGCCACTCAGAGCATTGGAATCCTATTGGACGAGCTGGTGTGA
- the RNF122 gene encoding RING finger protein 122 isoform X2: MKWDGRAGVLAPNEALHSAEFETKKSGDTGCFCGLGLVSTNKSCSMPPISFQDLPLNIYMVIFGTGIFVFMLSLIFCCYFISKLRNQAQSERYGYKEVVLKGDAKKLQLYGQTCAVCLEDFKGKDELGVLPCQHAFHRKCLVKWLEVRCVCPMCNKPIAGPSEATQSIGILLDELV, translated from the exons ATGAAATGGGACGGGCGAGCAGGCGTCCTGGCGCCCAACGAGGCTCTGCACAGCGcggaatttgaaacaaaaaaatcag GTGATACAG GGTGTTTTTGTGGCCTGGGACTGGTTAGCACCAACAAGTCCTGCTCAATGCCACCCATCAGTTTCCAAGACCTTCCCCTCAACATCTACATGGTCATCTTTGGCACAGGCATCTTCGTCTTCATGCTCAGTCTCATCTTCTGCTGCTATTTTATCAG cAAACTCCGGAACCAGGCACAGAGTGAGCGATACGGCTATAAAGAG GTGGTGCTTAAAGGTGATGCCAAGAAGTTGCAGTTATATGGG CAGACCTGTGCAGTCTGTCTGGAAGACTTCAAGGGGAAGGACGAGCTAGGTGTGCTCCCATGCCAACATGCCTTTCACCGGAA GTGTCTGGTGAAGTGGCTAGAAGTACGCTGTGTCTGCCCTATGTGTAACAAGCCCATTGCTGGGCCCTCAGAGGCCACTCAGAGCATTGGAATCCTATTGGACGAGCTGGTGTGA
- the RNF122 gene encoding RING finger protein 122 isoform X1, whose product MIDKPIRIYPLRMLGQPIRIYPLSHVRRGSIWWLVSASPAAGCFCGLGLVSTNKSCSMPPISFQDLPLNIYMVIFGTGIFVFMLSLIFCCYFISKLRNQAQSERYGYKEVVLKGDAKKLQLYGQTCAVCLEDFKGKDELGVLPCQHAFHRKCLVKWLEVRCVCPMCNKPIAGPSEATQSIGILLDELV is encoded by the exons ATGATTGATAAGCCAATCAGGATTTACCCTCTGAGGATGCTTGGTCAGCCAATCAGGATTTACCCTCTGAGTCACGTGAGAAGGGGAAGCATCTGGTGGCTGGTCAGTGCTTCCCCCGCTGCAG GGTGTTTTTGTGGCCTGGGACTGGTTAGCACCAACAAGTCCTGCTCAATGCCACCCATCAGTTTCCAAGACCTTCCCCTCAACATCTACATGGTCATCTTTGGCACAGGCATCTTCGTCTTCATGCTCAGTCTCATCTTCTGCTGCTATTTTATCAG cAAACTCCGGAACCAGGCACAGAGTGAGCGATACGGCTATAAAGAG GTGGTGCTTAAAGGTGATGCCAAGAAGTTGCAGTTATATGGG CAGACCTGTGCAGTCTGTCTGGAAGACTTCAAGGGGAAGGACGAGCTAGGTGTGCTCCCATGCCAACATGCCTTTCACCGGAA GTGTCTGGTGAAGTGGCTAGAAGTACGCTGTGTCTGCCCTATGTGTAACAAGCCCATTGCTGGGCCCTCAGAGGCCACTCAGAGCATTGGAATCCTATTGGACGAGCTGGTGTGA